The proteins below are encoded in one region of Micromonospora sp. DSM 45708:
- a CDS encoding (deoxy)nucleoside triphosphate pyrophosphohydrolase encodes MRTERFSGNGQADRREPRVVVGAAIIVAGRVLACERAAPPEVAGRWEFPGGKVEPGETEPDALARECAEELGVRVEVGARVGRDVRMAHGRSVLRVYAARLLHGDQPSALEHAELRWLSAAELDTVEWLPADVPIVPALRPLLAGF; translated from the coding sequence GTGCGGACCGAACGGTTTAGCGGAAACGGGCAGGCCGACCGGCGTGAGCCGAGGGTGGTCGTCGGAGCGGCCATCATCGTGGCCGGCCGGGTCCTGGCCTGCGAGCGCGCCGCGCCGCCCGAGGTGGCGGGGCGGTGGGAGTTCCCCGGCGGCAAGGTCGAGCCGGGGGAGACCGAACCCGACGCGCTGGCCCGGGAGTGCGCCGAGGAGCTGGGCGTCCGGGTCGAGGTCGGCGCACGGGTCGGGCGGGACGTCCGGATGGCGCACGGTCGCTCCGTCCTGCGGGTCTACGCGGCCCGCCTGCTCCACGGCGACCAGCCGAGCGCGCTGGAGCACGCCGAGCTGCGCTGGCTCTCCGCGGCCGAGCTGGACACCGTCGAGTGGCTGCCGGCCGACGTGCCGATCGTGCCCGCGCTGCGTCCGCTGCTCGCCGGCTTCTGA
- a CDS encoding SanA/YdcF family protein, with protein MRGLTARWRTWRDGHRRAVRLLRRLILVGAAGAVLLAVVTAASVAWVRGDADGHVFTAADVPDAPVALVLGAKVEPDGAPSPFLAARLEIARQLFAAGKVKVVLVSGDHMNWDYDEPDAMRRWLVDRGVPAEKVVLDHAGFDTYDSCARARRIFGVRRATVVTQAFHLPRAVALCRHLGVAANGVGDDTARRYAQQWRISSAREYGASVKAAVDVLSGRDPVHLGRRETGVDDALRAG; from the coding sequence ATGCGGGGGCTGACGGCGCGCTGGCGCACCTGGCGCGACGGGCACCGGCGGGCCGTACGCCTGCTCCGTCGACTCATCCTGGTCGGCGCCGCCGGCGCGGTGCTGCTGGCCGTGGTGACCGCGGCCAGCGTGGCCTGGGTCCGTGGCGACGCCGACGGGCACGTGTTCACCGCCGCCGACGTGCCGGACGCGCCGGTGGCCCTGGTGCTCGGCGCCAAGGTGGAGCCCGACGGCGCGCCCTCGCCGTTCCTGGCCGCCCGGCTGGAGATCGCCCGGCAGTTGTTCGCGGCCGGCAAGGTCAAGGTGGTCCTGGTCTCCGGCGACCACATGAACTGGGACTACGACGAGCCGGACGCGATGCGGCGCTGGCTGGTCGACCGGGGCGTGCCGGCGGAGAAGGTGGTGCTCGACCACGCCGGCTTCGACACCTACGACTCGTGCGCCCGGGCCCGGCGGATCTTCGGCGTGCGGCGGGCCACAGTGGTCACCCAGGCGTTCCACCTGCCCCGCGCGGTGGCGCTCTGCCGGCACCTCGGTGTGGCGGCCAACGGCGTGGGCGACGACACCGCCCGCCGGTACGCCCAGCAGTGGCGGATCAGCAGCGCCCGGGAGTACGGCGCCAGCGTGAAGGCCGCGGTGGACGTGCTCTCCGGCCGGGACCCGGTGCACCTCGGCCGCCGGGAGACCGGAGTGGACGACGCCCTGCGGGCGGGCTGA
- a CDS encoding succinate dehydrogenase/fumarate reductase iron-sulfur subunit, giving the protein MGSKRQFRIWRGDETGGDLQDYAVEVNEGEVVLDVIHRLQATEAPDLACRWNCKAGKCGSCSMEINGKPRLGCMTRMSTFEEAETVTVTPLRTFPVIRDLVTDVSFNYEKARETPAFAPPADVAPGDYRMQQVDVERSQEFRKCIECFLCQNVCHVIRDHDENKPAFSGPRFFIRASELDMHPLDTRTDRKEYAQSEMGLGFCNITKCCTEVCPEHIKITDNGIIPMKERVVDRRYDPLVWLGNKIFRRGQVPQTSATSGHSSGAVTTGAAHPGVHSHAGGSHDSGAERQAQQGVNWQREVPHPTAPAVDANGKLPLTELTFDRAAAPSPFGDDVEFPLPPEHLNFAHPQQDEPKH; this is encoded by the coding sequence ATGGGAAGCAAGCGACAGTTCCGCATCTGGCGGGGTGACGAGACCGGCGGCGACCTCCAGGACTACGCGGTCGAGGTGAACGAGGGCGAGGTCGTCCTCGACGTCATCCACCGGCTCCAGGCCACCGAGGCGCCGGATCTGGCGTGCCGGTGGAACTGCAAGGCCGGCAAGTGCGGCTCCTGCTCGATGGAGATCAACGGCAAGCCGCGGCTGGGCTGCATGACGCGGATGTCGACGTTCGAGGAGGCGGAGACCGTCACGGTCACGCCGCTGCGGACCTTCCCGGTGATCCGGGACCTGGTCACCGACGTCTCCTTCAACTACGAGAAGGCCCGGGAAACCCCGGCGTTCGCGCCGCCGGCCGACGTGGCACCCGGCGACTACCGGATGCAGCAGGTCGACGTCGAGCGCTCGCAGGAGTTCCGCAAGTGCATCGAGTGCTTCCTGTGCCAGAACGTCTGCCACGTGATCCGCGACCACGACGAGAACAAGCCGGCGTTCTCCGGTCCCCGGTTCTTCATCCGGGCCTCCGAGCTGGACATGCACCCGCTCGACACGCGTACCGACCGCAAGGAGTACGCGCAGTCCGAGATGGGGCTCGGTTTCTGCAACATCACGAAGTGCTGCACCGAGGTCTGCCCCGAGCACATCAAGATCACCGACAACGGGATCATCCCCATGAAGGAACGGGTCGTGGACCGCAGGTACGATCCCCTTGTGTGGCTCGGTAACAAGATCTTCCGGAGGGGTCAGGTGCCTCAGACCAGCGCGACCAGCGGGCATTCCAGCGGTGCGGTGACCACCGGCGCGGCCCACCCCGGGGTGCACTCGCACGCCGGCGGCTCGCACGACAGCGGCGCCGAGCGCCAGGCCCAGCAGGGCGTCAACTGGCAGCGTGAGGTGCCGCACCCGACGGCCCCGGCGGTCGACGCCAACGGCAAGCTGCCGCTGACCGAGCTGACCTTCGACCGGGCCGCCGCGCCGTCGCCGTTCGGTGACGACGTGGAGTTCCCGCTGCCGCCGGAGCACCTCAACTTCGCCCACCCGCAGCAGGACGAGCCGAAGCACTGA
- a CDS encoding PH domain-containing protein, whose product MSGPTYDRKEQFQQIQSGLLPGEQIIAVYDAIGTGTGFIGLTDRRVIVQDRSFVGKRYAITSIPYSKITSVSVVSNKSWGGSFFSTGAIAVHVGTHTYEVEFRGAEKSHHVHNVILHHIS is encoded by the coding sequence ATGTCTGGCCCGACGTACGACCGCAAGGAACAGTTCCAGCAGATCCAGAGCGGCCTGCTGCCCGGTGAGCAGATCATCGCCGTCTACGACGCGATCGGCACCGGCACCGGCTTCATCGGCCTGACCGACCGGCGGGTGATCGTCCAGGACCGCTCGTTCGTCGGCAAGCGGTACGCCATCACGAGCATCCCGTACTCGAAGATCACCAGCGTGAGCGTGGTGAGCAACAAGTCCTGGGGCGGCTCGTTCTTCTCCACCGGGGCGATCGCCGTGCACGTCGGCACGCACACCTACGAGGTGGAGTTCCGGGGCGCGGAGAAGAGCCACCACGTGCACAACGTCATCCTGCACCACATCTCCTGA
- a CDS encoding 4a-hydroxytetrahydrobiopterin dehydratase, whose protein sequence is MRVLFSSRAKHDYLSDALALLSGWTREGEQLSRMLTLDDTQHAALTERVAVVADALRLRPEISRQAGRTRIRLGHDDGEPLTEGEVLLAARIEDAVRAVTAP, encoded by the coding sequence ATGCGCGTGCTCTTCAGCAGCCGGGCGAAGCACGACTACCTCAGCGACGCGCTCGCCCTGCTGTCCGGGTGGACGCGCGAGGGCGAGCAGCTCAGCCGCATGCTCACCCTGGACGACACCCAACACGCCGCGCTCACCGAGCGGGTGGCGGTGGTCGCCGACGCGCTCCGGCTGCGCCCCGAGATCAGTCGCCAGGCCGGGCGGACCCGGATCAGGCTGGGGCACGACGACGGCGAGCCGCTCACCGAGGGTGAGGTGCTGCTCGCGGCGCGCATCGAGGACGCGGTCCGGGCGGTCACCGCGCCCTGA